From a single Paenibacillus sp. FSL R5-0345 genomic region:
- a CDS encoding phosphotransferase, with product MDVTCHLDQVDLQDYVGRVFGTSYLVTSVSRMHGGAQKVVYKMECSNGFSCVLYVWDLSMNYFEEEKANEDINERSYGSDLFELNNKFLIQHGIQTPALYDLNKEKDRYPFDYALVEYIDGRKAEDYFHHADLRVQDKVFQRLGDMLTTMHTNERRIFGKANANEIISEQCHFLQMENAKVQLAYASQYIEKIASNQSKLLDKLHELESRIKPRQQYGFIHGEMGPDHVLVNDKLEPFLIDIEGAMFFDIEQEHSFLEMRFGDFYRYLKNDKLDPDRLLFYQLHHHISLTSAGLKLQHRGFPDQQFAKGLAEYQSERALRFIEK from the coding sequence ATGGACGTTACTTGTCATCTCGATCAGGTTGATTTGCAGGATTATGTTGGACGGGTTTTTGGCACCAGTTATTTAGTTACTTCTGTTTCGCGAATGCATGGTGGCGCACAAAAGGTGGTCTACAAGATGGAATGCAGTAATGGATTTTCCTGCGTTTTGTATGTGTGGGATCTTTCCATGAATTATTTTGAAGAAGAAAAGGCCAATGAAGATATAAATGAACGATCCTATGGAAGTGACTTATTTGAATTAAACAATAAGTTCTTAATACAACATGGAATTCAGACCCCTGCACTTTATGATCTAAATAAGGAAAAAGATCGTTACCCATTTGATTATGCGCTCGTTGAATATATAGATGGACGTAAGGCAGAAGACTATTTTCATCATGCTGATTTACGTGTTCAAGATAAAGTGTTTCAGCGGCTAGGGGACATGCTTACTACTATGCATACCAACGAAAGGCGTATCTTTGGGAAAGCGAATGCTAACGAGATCATCTCAGAACAATGTCATTTCTTACAAATGGAAAATGCGAAAGTACAGCTAGCTTATGCCTCTCAATATATAGAGAAGATCGCGTCTAATCAAAGTAAACTGCTCGACAAGTTGCATGAGTTAGAATCAAGAATTAAGCCCAGACAGCAGTACGGATTTATACACGGGGAAATGGGTCCTGACCATGTATTGGTTAATGATAAGCTGGAACCCTTTTTGATCGATATCGAAGGGGCCATGTTTTTTGATATTGAGCAGGAGCATAGTTTTTTGGAAATGCGGTTTGGGGATTTCTATCGGTATCTTAAGAACGATAAGCTTGATCCGGATAGGCTGTTATTTTATCAATTGCATCACCATATATCATTAACTTCAGCGGGTTTAAAGCTACAGCATAGAGGATTTCCAGATCAACAATTCGCAAAAGGTCTAGCTGAATATCAATCTGAACGTGCGCTTAGGTTTATCGAAAAATGA